In Amycolatopsis jiangsuensis, the following proteins share a genomic window:
- a CDS encoding transporter: MGIAILVLMAVGVVLMLTRVLPTAFALVFLAIGIALLAGAPLDGTDDSILTGVLQTGSAALASTMLAVLLGSWLGTLMDETGIAGTLVRKIVEFGGERPSIVALGVFAVSILCGSITGSAPAAMLAGVVGIPAMIAVGVRPVAAGGTVLMGISAGSPLELPVWQFLSDALGAPVADVKAIMIKLFPMALVVGIAYVLVRTRRGARHAWAVKLERPKARVRRGDAPWYALITPLVPIVLALGLAVPIVPSLLAGVVYALVTTTKWGELNGRALRSLYKAFQVAAPPIALFVAIGMLLAAVKLPGAKNALTPIVSAISPSGGLWFVVVFVVLVPLCLFRGPLNVFGLGAGVAGVLVTGGIYPLPAVVGLMASYNQVFSVSDPTSTQTVWAAQYAGVRPERAMVSTLPYTWVVALGGMVLTAVSYL; this comes from the coding sequence ATGGGTATCGCGATTCTGGTCCTGATGGCGGTGGGCGTGGTGCTCATGCTCACCCGGGTGCTGCCGACGGCGTTCGCGCTGGTGTTCCTCGCGATCGGCATCGCCCTGCTGGCCGGGGCGCCGCTCGACGGCACCGACGACAGCATCCTGACCGGCGTGCTGCAGACCGGTTCCGCGGCGCTGGCCTCCACCATGCTCGCCGTGCTGCTCGGCTCCTGGCTGGGCACGCTGATGGACGAGACCGGCATCGCCGGCACACTGGTGCGCAAGATCGTCGAGTTCGGCGGGGAGCGTCCGTCCATTGTGGCCCTCGGCGTGTTCGCGGTGTCGATCCTGTGCGGCAGCATCACCGGCTCGGCACCGGCGGCGATGCTCGCCGGGGTGGTCGGCATCCCGGCGATGATCGCGGTCGGCGTCCGCCCGGTCGCCGCAGGCGGCACCGTGCTGATGGGCATCTCCGCCGGCTCGCCGCTGGAACTGCCGGTGTGGCAGTTCCTCTCCGACGCGCTCGGCGCGCCGGTCGCGGACGTCAAGGCGATCATGATCAAGCTCTTCCCGATGGCGCTGGTGGTCGGTATCGCCTACGTGCTCGTCCGGACACGACGCGGTGCGCGGCACGCCTGGGCGGTGAAGCTGGAGCGCCCCAAGGCACGCGTGCGCCGCGGCGACGCGCCGTGGTATGCGCTGATCACCCCGCTGGTGCCGATCGTGCTGGCGCTGGGCCTCGCGGTGCCGATCGTGCCGTCCCTGCTGGCCGGTGTGGTCTACGCGCTGGTGACCACGACGAAATGGGGCGAGCTCAACGGCCGCGCGCTGCGGTCGCTGTACAAGGCGTTCCAGGTGGCGGCACCGCCGATCGCGCTGTTCGTGGCGATCGGGATGCTGCTGGCCGCGGTGAAGCTGCCCGGGGCGAAGAACGCGCTGACGCCGATCGTGTCGGCGATCAGCCCGTCCGGCGGGCTGTGGTTCGTCGTGGTCTTCGTGGTGCTCGTCCCGCTGTGCTTGTTCCGCGGTCCGCTCAACGTGTTCGGCCTCGGCGCCGGGGTGGCCGGCGTACTGGTGACCGGCGGGATCTACCCGCTGCCCGCCGTGGTCGGGCTGATGGCCTCGTACAACCAGGTCTTCAGCGTGTCCGACCCGACGAGCACCCAGACGGTGTGGGCGGCCCAGTACGCCGGCGTACGCCCGGAGCGGGCGATGGTCTCCACCCTGCCCTACACCTGGGTGGTCGCCCTGGGCGGCATGGTGCTCACCGCGGTGTCGTACCTGTGA
- a CDS encoding glycoside hydrolase family 88/105 protein, which produces MRIRTVPRILCAVLVMLGLMSPAVPALAAERTDLSRAVADSTMAAHPAEKLGLGYPDALVLLGMYRLYQRTGEHRYLDYLKAWGTAKVHTDGSTGEAYDSLDSMLVGNVFLVLGKETGDERYHLAAQRIHDRLESYPKTTDGGFIHNTSLTGQLWADGVFMLTPFLASYASATGDPASATEAAKQLNIYFGHLRNPNGLLYHAYDEKRAQKWADPKTGNSPEVWCRAVGWFGAATVDVLDALPQTSPDRGKLIDIVRSLSAGYRKWQDPATGRWFQLPTRPDLEGNWTETSCSSLFTYTVSRAIQRGYVGSDYQPMVDDGYAGVRDRVSVADDGSTRITTIGVGTNVGDAPFYLARPRATNDFHGIGAFLYLSEQVTGTTPR; this is translated from the coding sequence ATGAGAATTCGGACTGTTCCGCGCATCCTGTGCGCGGTCCTCGTCATGCTCGGGCTGATGAGCCCGGCGGTGCCCGCGCTCGCGGCAGAGCGCACCGATCTGTCCCGCGCGGTCGCCGATTCGACAATGGCCGCGCATCCCGCGGAGAAACTCGGCCTCGGTTATCCCGACGCACTGGTCCTGCTCGGCATGTACCGGCTCTACCAGCGCACCGGCGAGCACCGCTATTTGGACTACCTCAAGGCCTGGGGCACCGCGAAGGTGCACACCGACGGCAGCACCGGCGAGGCCTACGACTCGCTGGACAGCATGCTCGTCGGGAACGTCTTCCTCGTGCTGGGGAAGGAAACCGGAGACGAGCGCTACCACCTGGCGGCGCAGCGGATCCACGACCGCCTCGAGAGCTACCCGAAGACCACCGACGGCGGCTTCATCCACAACACCTCGCTCACCGGCCAGCTGTGGGCCGACGGCGTCTTCATGCTCACGCCCTTCCTGGCGAGCTACGCGTCGGCGACCGGCGACCCCGCGTCCGCTACCGAGGCGGCGAAGCAGCTGAACATCTACTTCGGACACCTGCGGAACCCGAATGGCCTGCTCTACCATGCCTACGACGAAAAGCGTGCGCAGAAGTGGGCCGACCCGAAGACCGGGAACTCGCCGGAGGTCTGGTGTCGCGCGGTCGGCTGGTTCGGCGCGGCCACTGTGGACGTACTCGACGCGCTGCCGCAGACCTCGCCGGACCGCGGAAAGCTGATCGACATCGTCCGCTCTCTTTCCGCCGGCTACCGGAAGTGGCAGGACCCGGCGACCGGGCGGTGGTTCCAGCTGCCGACCCGCCCGGACCTGGAAGGCAACTGGACCGAGACCTCGTGTTCGAGCCTGTTCACCTACACCGTCTCGCGGGCGATCCAGCGCGGTTACGTCGGCTCGGACTACCAGCCGATGGTCGACGACGGCTACGCCGGCGTACGCGACCGCGTGTCGGTCGCCGACGACGGCAGCACGCGGATCACCACGATCGGCGTCGGCACCAACGTCGGCGACGCGCCGTTCTACCTCGCCCGTCCCCGCGCCACCAACGATTTCCACGGCATCGGCGCCTTCCTCTACCTCAGCGAACAGGTCACAGGTACGACACCGCGGTGA
- a CDS encoding discoidin domain-containing protein gives MSSEPSRRIVLQAFGAGGLALAAANLVTPAAAAQPGAVPGGGRKWGGRGPDEVAATYQRVLLQHTRWAEQQFDRAAGIYPAQDFTFAVVLGNAVLLTRDGYDATVAGVGRDVLHRHTVDTIRHFAASNLVTGGSEWGRRLFFDTTFQSYFQLAGRLLWADLDAATRANLDEIATGQAAYTTGLGFGNDPMSGDWTPHGLAGGYVGDTKLEEMGVYAQALAPGMAWAPADPRAAGWRGWFGTWSRNEIGFPPADLANPRVVDGVAVSANTAENLYDTFLVENHGSFGPHYQEELWRTSGRNALHFLLAGQPLPEVLTAQPNGERLWHTMLLMASDAGEPLMPMVADREHLYGRDVLPLAFRAQVLGDRYAARAEEQLVARLEPYQAYPPVDRITKFSGEPKYEPEARAEIAISYLLHEWRASHGGPVRPVSQREFDAYAVGARDFGAGPGLLAHRTPEAWAAAVTKPGYTKFAWQPHHDDWLFGISGSTPMFLPSTALKVLERHAAVWTKVRDGFGATAAVLKFAEGYAGFATLPSGAAVYASTGLAAGEGVVTVHNLDMPGVPGLRGERTYRTAEGTVTVPVSPAPPEGGRTDEVSFPAVTARHVRLLGVQPDPTYGYSLWSFEIRDGTQETDLAATGTASASSFAPGKEAKNAIDGDASTRWAVSTADRPRVDSWIAVDFGSPKRLDRVKVVWEAAAGRRYRIETSPDGVTWTTVTTYPRPVLSTKGGWLDVDGRAGFRVTGSPHPVTVTGDQIVLSDGGTAPLHVECHPDPSAFPTAAPRPVSGNAVVRASVLDGHLVLFNLSGSAAKATVTVPADGEVVALYRGDQVTTKDGSVLTVSLGASEGRVEPAWFTLRASRAGVRATVTDAATLRLTAAAGPPVRLQVQPADEQARPVVVPGGRTATVTARATRPYPLTDLAAGATTFPTEPLPAGMSAPASAVDDDERTSWRPGTDGRMVVDLGAAQPLGQAELTWTGGRVPKVTVETSVDGRTYTTAPTPARRRRSTVPLPGTARYVAVRVHGTAAAGLTSLRVQPGG, from the coding sequence ATGAGTTCCGAGCCCTCGCGCCGGATAGTCCTGCAAGCCTTCGGCGCGGGCGGGCTGGCGCTCGCCGCGGCGAACCTCGTGACGCCGGCTGCGGCCGCGCAACCGGGCGCGGTACCCGGCGGTGGAAGGAAATGGGGCGGCCGGGGTCCGGACGAGGTGGCGGCCACCTATCAGCGTGTCCTGCTGCAGCACACGCGCTGGGCCGAGCAGCAGTTCGACCGGGCCGCCGGAATCTACCCGGCCCAGGACTTCACGTTCGCCGTCGTCCTCGGCAACGCCGTCCTGCTCACCCGGGACGGTTACGACGCGACGGTCGCCGGGGTCGGGCGTGACGTGCTGCACCGGCACACCGTCGACACGATCCGGCACTTCGCCGCGTCGAACCTGGTGACCGGCGGGAGTGAATGGGGCCGCAGGCTGTTCTTCGACACCACGTTCCAGTCGTACTTCCAGCTCGCCGGCCGGCTGCTGTGGGCGGACCTGGACGCGGCCACCCGGGCGAACCTGGACGAGATCGCGACCGGACAGGCGGCCTACACCACCGGACTGGGCTTCGGGAACGACCCGATGTCCGGCGACTGGACACCGCACGGGCTTGCCGGTGGGTACGTCGGGGACACGAAGCTGGAGGAGATGGGCGTCTACGCCCAAGCGCTGGCCCCGGGCATGGCCTGGGCGCCGGCGGACCCGCGCGCCGCCGGGTGGCGCGGGTGGTTCGGCACGTGGAGCCGCAACGAAATCGGCTTTCCGCCGGCGGATCTGGCCAACCCGAGGGTGGTGGACGGCGTAGCGGTTTCGGCCAACACCGCCGAGAACCTGTACGACACCTTCCTCGTCGAGAACCACGGTTCGTTCGGGCCGCACTACCAAGAGGAACTCTGGCGTACGTCAGGACGCAACGCCCTGCACTTCCTGCTCGCCGGACAGCCGCTGCCGGAAGTGCTGACCGCGCAGCCGAACGGGGAACGCCTGTGGCACACCATGCTGTTGATGGCAAGCGACGCCGGTGAGCCGCTGATGCCGATGGTGGCGGATCGCGAACATCTCTACGGACGGGATGTGCTTCCGCTCGCGTTCCGCGCACAGGTCCTCGGGGACCGTTACGCCGCACGGGCCGAGGAACAGCTGGTAGCGCGGCTCGAGCCGTATCAGGCATATCCGCCGGTCGATCGGATCACGAAGTTTTCCGGCGAGCCGAAGTACGAGCCGGAAGCACGCGCGGAGATCGCGATCAGCTATCTGCTGCACGAATGGCGCGCGAGTCACGGTGGCCCGGTGCGCCCGGTGAGCCAGAGGGAGTTCGACGCCTACGCGGTGGGCGCCCGCGATTTCGGTGCGGGGCCGGGCTTGCTCGCGCACCGGACGCCGGAGGCTTGGGCGGCGGCGGTGACGAAGCCGGGCTACACCAAGTTCGCCTGGCAACCGCACCACGACGACTGGCTGTTCGGGATCAGTGGCAGCACGCCGATGTTCCTGCCTTCGACGGCGTTGAAGGTGCTCGAACGGCACGCTGCCGTCTGGACGAAGGTCCGCGACGGTTTCGGCGCCACCGCGGCGGTGCTGAAGTTCGCTGAGGGCTACGCGGGATTCGCCACCCTGCCTTCGGGTGCCGCGGTGTACGCGTCGACGGGCCTGGCAGCCGGCGAGGGCGTCGTGACGGTCCACAACCTGGACATGCCAGGGGTTCCGGGCCTGCGCGGCGAACGCACCTACCGCACCGCCGAGGGCACCGTGACGGTGCCGGTCAGCCCGGCGCCTCCGGAGGGCGGGCGGACCGATGAAGTCAGCTTCCCGGCGGTGACTGCGCGACACGTTCGCCTGCTCGGCGTGCAACCCGATCCGACGTACGGCTATTCGCTGTGGTCCTTTGAAATCCGAGACGGCACGCAGGAAACGGACCTCGCCGCGACAGGAACTGCGTCGGCCTCTTCATTCGCGCCAGGCAAGGAAGCGAAGAACGCGATCGACGGTGACGCGTCCACGCGCTGGGCAGTGTCCACAGCAGACCGGCCACGCGTGGACAGCTGGATCGCCGTCGATTTCGGCTCTCCGAAGCGGCTGGACCGGGTCAAGGTGGTCTGGGAAGCCGCGGCTGGGCGGCGCTACCGCATCGAAACCTCGCCGGACGGGGTCACGTGGACGACCGTGACGACGTATCCGCGTCCGGTGCTCAGCACCAAGGGCGGTTGGCTCGACGTCGACGGGCGCGCCGGATTCCGGGTGACCGGCTCACCGCACCCGGTCACCGTCACCGGCGACCAGATCGTGCTTTCCGACGGCGGCACCGCGCCACTGCACGTCGAATGCCATCCGGATCCCAGTGCTTTTCCCACAGCGGCGCCACGGCCGGTGTCCGGCAACGCGGTCGTGCGCGCGTCCGTCCTGGACGGGCACTTGGTGCTGTTCAACCTGTCCGGCTCGGCCGCGAAGGCGACGGTCACGGTACCCGCGGACGGGGAAGTGGTCGCGCTTTACCGCGGCGACCAAGTGACCACAAAGGACGGTAGCGTGCTGACCGTCTCGCTGGGCGCGTCCGAAGGACGGGTCGAACCGGCGTGGTTCACCCTCCGCGCGAGCCGCGCTGGCGTGCGGGCCACCGTCACCGATGCCGCCACGCTGCGCCTCACCGCTGCGGCCGGGCCGCCGGTGCGGCTGCAGGTCCAGCCCGCGGACGAACAGGCGCGGCCGGTCGTGGTCCCGGGTGGCCGCACAGCCACCGTCACCGCTCGCGCCACCCGGCCTTACCCGTTGACGGATCTCGCCGCCGGCGCCACGACGTTCCCGACCGAGCCGCTGCCGGCGGGCATGTCCGCCCCCGCGTCCGCGGTGGACGACGACGAACGGACCTCCTGGCGCCCGGGCACCGACGGCCGAATGGTCGTCGACCTGGGTGCGGCCCAGCCGCTCGGCCAGGCCGAACTCACCTGGACCGGCGGGCGGGTCCCCAAGGTGACCGTCGAAACGAGCGTCGACGGACGCACGTACACCACCGCGCCCACCCCAGCGCGGCGGCGACGCAGCACCGTGCCGCTGCCCGGCACCGCGCGGTACGTGGCGGTGCGAGTGCACGGCACGGCGGCGGCCGGTTTGACGAGCCTGCGCGTCCAGCCGGGCGGGTGA
- a CDS encoding NAD-dependent epimerase/dehydratase family protein codes for MNDELRGGALVLVTGGTGYLGGHTVTRLLAEGHRVRTTVRDLGRAAEVRAAVGAASRNLEVVAADLGADEGWAEATEGVDYVLHVASPFPPSSPESDDEVIRPARDGTVRVLAAAREAGVRRVVLTSSFAAVGYSAAPRAEYTEADWTDLADPNSAYVRSKVVAERAAWGQVRAAGGPELAVINPAGIFGPVLGGRPSSSVALVQAMLDGAMPRVPPLSFGVADVRDVASLHLLAMTHPRAAGERFLAAGRAAISFLDLARIVAESVGGPPRAIEELTDEQVRAAAVTDPAMREAATRLGRVPVIRTDKARRLLGWTSRPIEETVADTARSLLALRTA; via the coding sequence ATGAACGACGAACTCCGCGGCGGTGCGCTGGTCCTGGTCACCGGTGGCACCGGATACCTCGGCGGCCACACCGTCACGCGGCTGCTGGCCGAGGGCCACCGCGTCCGCACCACCGTGCGCGACCTCGGCCGGGCAGCCGAGGTCCGGGCCGCGGTGGGCGCCGCCTCGCGAAATCTGGAGGTGGTGGCCGCGGACCTGGGCGCCGACGAAGGCTGGGCCGAGGCGACCGAGGGCGTGGACTACGTGCTCCACGTCGCCTCCCCGTTCCCGCCCAGCTCGCCGGAGAGCGACGACGAGGTGATCCGCCCGGCCCGGGACGGCACCGTGCGGGTGCTGGCCGCCGCCCGCGAAGCCGGTGTCCGGCGGGTCGTGCTGACCTCCTCGTTCGCCGCGGTCGGCTACAGTGCCGCGCCGCGCGCGGAGTACACCGAGGCCGACTGGACCGACCTCGCCGACCCGAACAGCGCGTACGTGCGGTCGAAGGTCGTCGCCGAACGAGCCGCGTGGGGCCAGGTGCGCGCGGCCGGCGGCCCCGAGCTGGCGGTGATCAACCCGGCCGGCATCTTCGGCCCGGTCCTCGGCGGCCGGCCGTCGTCGTCGGTCGCGCTGGTCCAGGCGATGCTCGACGGTGCGATGCCGCGGGTGCCGCCGCTGTCCTTCGGGGTCGCCGACGTTCGTGACGTCGCCTCCCTGCACCTGCTGGCGATGACGCATCCCCGTGCCGCGGGTGAGCGGTTCCTCGCCGCGGGCCGGGCGGCGATCAGCTTCCTCGACCTGGCCCGGATCGTGGCCGAGAGCGTCGGCGGGCCCCCGCGCGCCATCGAGGAGCTGACCGACGAGCAGGTCCGGGCCGCCGCCGTGACCGACCCGGCCATGCGGGAGGCGGCCACTCGCCTCGGCCGCGTGCCGGTCATCCGGACGGACAAGGCGCGGAGGCTGCTCGGGTGGACGTCCCGCCCGATCGAAGAGACCGTGGCCGACACCGCCCGCAGCCTGCTGGCGCTCCGGACCGCGTGA
- a CDS encoding MerR family transcriptional regulator has translation MQTGVAGEQAWLTIREASRRSGLSEPTLRYYEQIGLVGPVPRDPSSGHRRYDAETMDTLDTLGCLRSAGLRVEDLRRYLGLLARGTAAAAEQRELFDQHADRLEAEIERLRLRLEYLRLKARLWDARDHGDEAAEQRLVPRIRALIERFRPSARG, from the coding sequence ATGCAGACCGGAGTAGCGGGCGAACAGGCGTGGCTGACGATTCGCGAAGCGTCCCGGCGCAGCGGGCTCAGTGAGCCGACGTTGCGCTACTACGAGCAGATCGGGCTGGTCGGCCCGGTACCGCGCGACCCGAGCAGCGGGCACCGCAGGTACGACGCCGAGACCATGGACACCCTCGACACGCTGGGCTGCCTGCGCTCGGCGGGACTGCGCGTCGAGGACCTGCGGCGGTACCTCGGCCTGCTCGCCCGCGGCACCGCGGCCGCTGCCGAGCAGCGGGAGCTGTTCGACCAGCACGCCGACCGGCTCGAGGCCGAGATCGAGCGGTTGCGGCTGCGCTTGGAGTACCTGCGGCTCAAGGCACGGCTCTGGGACGCCCGTGACCACGGTGACGAGGCCGCGGAGCAGCGGCTCGTCCCGCGGATCCGCGCGCTGATCGAGCGTTTCCGGCCATCCGCGAGGGGCTGA
- a CDS encoding flavin-containing monooxygenase, translating to MPTEHVDVLIVGAGLSGVGAAHHIQSAFPDRTYAILEARDALGGTWDLFRYPGVRSDSDMQTLGYRFRPWTQDKAIADGPSILDYIRDTAADAGIDRHIRYGHQVVSAAWSTEDSQWTVTVDHAGETAQLTTNFLYLCTGYYHYDGGHTPAFPGIEEFGGEVVHPQQWPADLDYAGKDVVVIGSGATAVTLVPAMTDQARHVTMLQRSPTYVAAQPGVDKLANRLRKLLGDRLGYTVTRWKNVFKTIAVYQLSRRRPAMVRSFLRKNAIRLLPPGYEVDKHFKPRYNPWDQRLCLSPDGDLFAAIRRGRASVATDEIVGFTRTGIRLRSGTELPADLVVTATGLRLLALGGIRFSVDGRPVQLPETMAYKGLMLSGLPNFVFTIGYTNASWTLKADLVSEYTVRLLRHLDDGGYDQVVPVQDGPGVEERPLLDFAAGYVQRSVHEFPRAGSRRPWQLGMSYANDVLLLRHGRIDDGTLRFSRTRKPATEPVSEPG from the coding sequence GTGCCCACCGAACACGTCGATGTGCTGATCGTCGGTGCCGGATTGTCCGGTGTCGGCGCCGCGCACCACATCCAGTCCGCGTTCCCGGACCGGACGTACGCGATCCTCGAAGCGCGGGACGCGCTCGGCGGCACCTGGGACCTGTTCCGGTACCCGGGCGTGCGGTCCGATTCGGACATGCAGACCCTCGGGTACCGGTTCCGGCCGTGGACTCAGGACAAAGCCATCGCGGACGGGCCGTCGATCCTCGACTACATCCGCGACACCGCGGCCGACGCGGGCATCGACCGGCACATCCGGTACGGCCACCAGGTTGTCTCCGCGGCATGGTCCACAGAGGACTCCCAGTGGACGGTCACCGTGGACCACGCCGGCGAGACCGCGCAGCTGACCACGAACTTCCTGTACCTGTGCACGGGCTACTACCACTACGACGGCGGGCACACGCCCGCGTTCCCCGGGATCGAGGAGTTCGGCGGCGAGGTGGTGCACCCCCAGCAGTGGCCGGCCGACCTGGACTACGCCGGCAAGGACGTGGTCGTGATCGGCAGCGGCGCCACCGCGGTCACCCTCGTGCCGGCCATGACCGACCAGGCCCGGCACGTGACCATGCTGCAGCGCTCCCCCACCTACGTCGCCGCGCAGCCGGGGGTGGACAAGCTCGCCAACCGGCTGCGGAAGCTGCTCGGCGACCGCCTCGGCTACACCGTCACCCGCTGGAAGAACGTCTTCAAGACCATCGCGGTCTACCAGCTCAGCCGGCGCCGTCCGGCGATGGTACGGTCGTTCCTGCGCAAGAACGCGATCCGGCTGCTGCCGCCCGGATACGAGGTCGACAAGCACTTCAAGCCGCGGTACAACCCGTGGGACCAGCGGCTGTGCCTGTCCCCGGACGGGGATCTGTTCGCCGCGATCCGCCGTGGCCGGGCTTCGGTGGCGACCGACGAGATCGTCGGCTTCACCCGGACCGGGATCCGGCTGCGCTCGGGCACCGAACTGCCCGCCGACCTCGTCGTCACCGCCACCGGGCTGCGGCTGCTCGCGCTCGGCGGCATCCGGTTCTCCGTCGACGGCCGCCCGGTCCAGCTGCCGGAAACCATGGCGTACAAGGGATTGATGCTCAGCGGCCTGCCCAACTTCGTGTTCACCATCGGCTACACCAACGCGTCGTGGACGCTGAAGGCCGACCTGGTCAGCGAGTACACCGTGCGGCTGCTGCGGCACCTGGACGACGGCGGATACGACCAGGTGGTGCCGGTGCAGGACGGCCCGGGGGTCGAGGAGCGGCCGCTGCTCGACTTCGCGGCCGGGTACGTCCAGCGCTCGGTGCACGAGTTCCCGCGGGCCGGTTCGCGACGGCCGTGGCAGCTGGGCATGAGCTACGCCAACGACGTCCTGCTGCTGCGGCACGGCCGGATCGACGACGGCACCCTGCGGTTCAGCCGGACCCGGAAGCCGGCCACCGAACCCGTGTCCGAGCCGGGGTGA
- a CDS encoding SDR family NAD(P)-dependent oxidoreductase: MPPSRPRLTGRPVVITGAASGIGRALAQRLGRLGSPVALADVDERGLEQTAAGLPGPVLSRVLDVRDAGDQLKFAGEVGEWLPAPLAAVFNNAGVALSSTVADAVAEDDAWLHDIDFHGVVNGTRAFLPILAGQGHGAIVNTSSVFGLAGIPYQSAYCAAKFAVRGFTDSLRQELRGSGLSAITVHPGGIKTGIVRNGRMRQDPGGRDRTKQELAAAFEASARTTPEQAARIIHRGVERGKARILVGPDAYLFDALVRVSPTHYYDLLGRLLSGRRSPS; encoded by the coding sequence ATGCCCCCATCCCGTCCCAGGCTCACCGGCCGCCCGGTGGTGATCACCGGCGCCGCCTCCGGGATCGGCCGCGCCCTCGCGCAGCGGCTCGGCAGGCTCGGCTCGCCGGTCGCGCTCGCGGACGTCGACGAACGCGGTCTCGAGCAGACCGCCGCCGGGCTGCCCGGACCGGTGCTCAGCCGGGTCCTCGACGTCCGCGACGCCGGAGACCAGCTGAAGTTCGCCGGCGAGGTCGGCGAGTGGCTGCCCGCCCCGCTGGCCGCGGTGTTCAACAACGCCGGGGTCGCGCTGTCCTCGACGGTGGCCGACGCCGTCGCCGAGGACGACGCGTGGCTGCACGACATCGACTTCCACGGCGTGGTCAACGGCACCCGGGCGTTCCTGCCGATCCTCGCCGGGCAGGGTCACGGCGCGATCGTCAACACCTCCAGCGTGTTCGGGCTGGCCGGTATCCCGTACCAGAGTGCCTACTGCGCGGCGAAATTCGCCGTCCGCGGGTTCACCGACTCGCTGCGCCAGGAGCTGCGCGGCAGCGGGCTGAGCGCGATCACCGTGCATCCGGGCGGGATCAAGACCGGCATCGTCCGCAATGGACGGATGCGTCAGGACCCGGGCGGGCGTGACCGCACGAAGCAGGAGCTGGCCGCGGCGTTCGAGGCGAGCGCGAGGACGACCCCGGAGCAGGCCGCGCGGATCATCCACCGGGGCGTCGAGCGTGGCAAGGCGCGTATTCTCGTCGGACCGGATGCCTACCTCTTCGACGCCCTCGTGCGGGTTTCGCCCACCCACTACTACGACCTGCTCGGCCGGCTGCTGTCCGGCCGCCGTTCCCCGAGCTAG
- a CDS encoding cytochrome P450 — protein sequence MTTSRLPAGPSAPWFVQAVYALTRPRRGLGRIRDRYGDAFTVKSPVFGRVLVLGDPAEIKQLFQLGPNLAENVEPNLGRVLGPGSLFALTGDEHRKQRKLLVPPFHGRRLAAYERIMQEETDREFASWPQGREFATLPSMMRITLNIILRAVFGADGPEFDRLRELLPALVELGSKLAVLPIPTVDWGRWSPWGRFRIMRREYNGIIEHLIAKAEREGDLDAREDILALMLQARYDDGTPMSHRDIADQLLTILSAGHETTATTLAWAVERLRRHPDVLSALSEEDREGGKALREATIVEVQRTRPVIDVVGRKIHADGVPLGRWTLPKGLTVLVGISLVHENPDVFPDPARFDPQRFVTAKPDLYEWIPFGGGARRCLGAAFANLEMHVVLRTLLRDFDLAATTAPGEAWHSRGIANAPGKGGLAVVRRRRTDPAAPAPASTAGAR from the coding sequence ATGACGACTTCACGCCTGCCCGCCGGACCGAGCGCCCCCTGGTTCGTGCAGGCGGTCTACGCGCTCACCCGGCCACGGCGCGGGCTCGGCCGGATCCGTGACCGCTACGGCGACGCGTTCACCGTGAAGTCACCGGTGTTCGGCCGGGTGCTCGTGCTCGGCGACCCGGCGGAGATCAAGCAGCTGTTCCAGCTCGGCCCGAACCTCGCGGAAAACGTGGAGCCCAATCTGGGCCGGGTGCTCGGCCCGGGCTCATTGTTCGCGCTCACCGGGGACGAACACCGCAAGCAGCGCAAACTGCTCGTCCCGCCGTTCCACGGCCGCCGGCTCGCCGCCTACGAGCGGATCATGCAGGAGGAGACCGACCGCGAGTTCGCGAGCTGGCCGCAGGGCCGGGAGTTCGCCACGCTCCCGTCGATGATGCGGATCACGCTCAACATCATCCTGCGTGCGGTGTTCGGCGCGGACGGCCCCGAGTTCGACCGGCTCCGCGAGCTGCTGCCGGCGCTGGTCGAACTCGGCTCGAAGCTGGCCGTGCTGCCCATCCCCACCGTCGACTGGGGCCGGTGGAGCCCGTGGGGCCGGTTCCGGATCATGCGCCGCGAGTACAACGGCATCATCGAGCACCTGATCGCCAAGGCGGAGCGGGAAGGCGACCTCGACGCGCGCGAGGACATCCTCGCGCTGATGTTGCAGGCCCGCTACGACGACGGCACCCCGATGAGCCACCGGGACATCGCCGACCAGCTGCTCACCATCCTCAGCGCCGGGCACGAGACCACCGCGACCACGCTGGCCTGGGCGGTGGAACGGCTCCGCCGGCACCCGGACGTCCTCAGTGCACTGTCCGAAGAGGATCGAGAGGGCGGCAAGGCGCTGCGCGAGGCGACCATTGTCGAGGTGCAGCGCACCCGGCCGGTGATCGACGTGGTCGGCCGCAAGATCCACGCCGATGGCGTCCCGCTCGGCCGCTGGACGCTGCCGAAGGGGCTCACCGTCCTGGTCGGCATCTCACTGGTGCACGAGAATCCGGACGTCTTCCCGGATCCGGCGAGGTTCGACCCGCAGCGGTTCGTGACCGCGAAACCCGATCTGTACGAATGGATTCCGTTCGGCGGCGGCGCCCGCCGGTGCCTGGGTGCCGCGTTCGCGAATCTGGAGATGCACGTGGTGCTGCGGACGCTGCTGCGTGATTTCGACCTGGCTGCCACGACCGCGCCGGGCGAGGCGTGGCACTCCCGCGGCATCGCGAACGCTCCCGGCAAGGGCGGGCTCGCGGTGGTGCGCCGGCGCCGCACCGATCCGGCCGCCCCCGCACCGGCTTCGACGGCGGGTGCGAGGTGA